Proteins from one Malania oleifera isolate guangnan ecotype guangnan chromosome 4, ASM2987363v1, whole genome shotgun sequence genomic window:
- the LOC131153774 gene encoding uncharacterized protein LOC131153774, translating to MSNVLQHQHQSRPSAYDIMQNLKERFGDQNRIVRQTAMKELMNTTMIGGTLVRDHVLKMIGFLNELEILGDEIDGETQLSYSLEELVKELQVAEGLIRKPTVAFVTEKGSSSRPKGRKKQTKVKKPQGAPPVVRGPQEGVKKLKGKCFH from the exons ATGTCGAATGTTCTGCAACATCAACATCAGTCCAGGCCTTCTGCCTATGATATAATGCAGAACCTCAAAGAAAGGTTTGGGGATCAAAATCGTATTGTTAGGCAGACTGCTATgaaggaacttatgaatactactatGATAGGAGGGACCTTAGTAAGGGATCATGTTCTGAAGATGATTGGTTTTCTCAATGAGCTAGAGATCCTTGGAGATGAAATCGATGGGGAAACCCAG ctctcttactcattgGAAGAACTAGTTAAAGAGCTTCAAGTAGCTGAGGGCCTCATCAGGAAGCCAACTGTTGCTTTTGTGACCGAGAAAGGTTCTTCTTCCAGGCCGAAAGGCCGAAAGAAGCAGACAAAAGTTAAGAAACCACAGGGAGCTCCTCCAGTAGTACGTGGGCCACAGGAGGGAGTGAAAAAACTTAAGGGCAAGTGTTTTCACTAG